In Paenibacillus sonchi, a single genomic region encodes these proteins:
- a CDS encoding PAS domain S-box protein, with protein sequence MTETLFKHLYLRSSIGFAVVSTKDGTMIMANPALCSMFGYTEEEMIKLRYLDIALPEDEPAADHELIMKYLLQSPGAAVDKEKRFVRKDGSIIWIALHIFLTFDEATGAPVHLIAEMTEITSRKLAENKIEEDRLLYNLITQNTPDMISFADADGTVRYVSPSVEKLLGYSIDEIIGRKRPDFYHEEDAIEMEQRGKMYSDSDVFTQRARHRDGHYLWLENSFQVMRNSKGGVEKVLTIARDITERKKYENLLATAQELGNIGSWEWDSLNERMTVSKQLRSIFDLCQDSGTATHSQIDYVQLLARVVPEDMAPLRAELSKTLESGVNGQSVFRIENDKGERKFIYTHWEVVLDKAGKTLQINGIVQDITERYRMEEQLRESERNYRLISENSLDFISRNATDNEATYLYASPVCLPMLGYTPEEMEGSSGMQYVHPEDMDKVRAYLQETMEGKKLEPIMFRFLCKDGSYLWTETTLRHISSGPGGAAEMVCVTRNISERKQYELKQLESENLYKSLFEYNPSAISAMDLNGHIQSLNASLQQLTGYSYDSLLHASHTEIIDPDEMGMAEQRFELAAKGLPRSLKAG encoded by the coding sequence TTGACCGAGACACTCTTTAAGCATCTGTATTTGCGGTCCTCTATAGGGTTCGCAGTAGTCTCCACAAAAGACGGTACCATGATCATGGCGAATCCTGCTCTTTGCAGCATGTTCGGCTATACGGAAGAGGAAATGATAAAGCTCCGTTATCTGGATATCGCATTGCCGGAGGATGAGCCTGCTGCCGATCATGAGCTTATTATGAAATATTTGCTGCAAAGCCCCGGAGCGGCTGTAGATAAAGAGAAACGATTTGTACGCAAGGACGGCAGTATCATCTGGATTGCACTACATATTTTTTTAACATTCGATGAAGCTACCGGCGCCCCTGTTCATCTGATTGCCGAGATGACGGAAATTACCAGCCGCAAGCTAGCCGAGAACAAGATAGAAGAGGACCGGCTGCTCTATAATCTGATTACGCAAAATACGCCGGATATGATCTCCTTTGCCGATGCAGACGGAACGGTGCGGTATGTGTCTCCGTCTGTTGAGAAGCTGCTGGGTTACTCCATTGATGAGATAATCGGCAGGAAAAGGCCTGATTTCTACCATGAAGAAGATGCGATAGAAATGGAACAGCGCGGGAAGATGTATTCCGACAGTGATGTCTTTACCCAGCGGGCCCGGCATAGAGACGGACATTATCTCTGGCTCGAAAATTCGTTTCAGGTTATGCGTAACAGCAAGGGCGGCGTGGAGAAGGTTCTGACCATTGCCCGCGACATTACGGAACGCAAGAAATATGAGAATTTACTTGCAACTGCGCAGGAATTGGGGAACATCGGTTCATGGGAATGGGATTCCCTGAATGAGCGAATGACCGTCTCGAAGCAGCTGCGCTCCATTTTTGATTTGTGCCAGGACAGCGGTACGGCCACCCACAGCCAGATCGATTATGTGCAGCTGCTGGCCCGCGTGGTTCCCGAGGATATGGCTCCGCTTCGGGCCGAACTGAGCAAGACCTTAGAGTCCGGGGTCAACGGCCAATCGGTATTCAGAATTGAAAATGACAAAGGTGAGCGCAAGTTCATCTATACCCATTGGGAAGTAGTGCTGGATAAAGCGGGAAAAACCCTGCAAATCAACGGCATAGTGCAGGATATCACCGAACGTTACCGGATGGAGGAGCAGCTGCGCGAGAGCGAGCGGAATTACCGGCTGATCTCGGAGAATTCCCTGGATTTTATCTCCCGGAATGCGACAGACAACGAAGCTACTTACTTGTATGCATCTCCGGTCTGCCTGCCGATGCTCGGCTATACCCCGGAAGAAATGGAAGGCTCAAGCGGCATGCAGTATGTTCATCCGGAGGATATGGATAAAGTACGTGCGTATTTGCAGGAAACCATGGAGGGCAAAAAGCTGGAGCCGATTATGTTCCGGTTTTTGTGCAAGGATGGCTCTTACCTCTGGACAGAAACGACGCTCCGTCATATCAGCTCAGGGCCGGGAGGAGCGGCGGAAATGGTCTGTGTCACCCGCAATATCTCTGAGCGCAAGCAGTATGAGTTGAAGCAGCTGGAGAGCGAGAACCTCTATAAATCCCTGTTCGAATATAATCCTTCGGCGATCAGCGCTATGGATTTGAACGGGCATATCCAATCGCTGAATGCCAGCCTGCAGCAATTAACGGGTTATTCGTATGATAGCCTGCTGCATGCCAGCCACACTGAGATTATTGATCCGGATGAAATGGGAATGGCTGAGCAGCGTTTTGAGCTGGCTGCGAAGGGACTCCCCAGATCTTTGAAAGCAGGCTGA
- a CDS encoding ABC transporter ATP-binding protein: MELIIDHLTKTYGGKQALNNVSFRVGEGIHGLLGPNGAGKTTLMRLLATLLEPTSGQVEIGGISLTDKSQIRRIVGYLPQEFAFYPGMSVLEAMDYLALLSGVKGRAERKRRIDHLLELVNLTEQRRTKVKALSGGMKRRLGVAQAMIHEPKLLIVDEPTAGLDPEERIRFRRLLSKFAEGRIVLLSTHVVEDVESTCEQMTVLHKGSLRYHGRIGDLTAAAAGRVWTAELDRAEWSRDSERFPVLSAVPEGAGMRVRVLSDEQPYPGAQQAVPSIEDAYLYMMRREEAFV, from the coding sequence ATGGAATTAATCATTGATCATTTGACGAAAACCTACGGAGGCAAGCAGGCATTGAATAACGTCAGCTTCCGGGTAGGTGAAGGGATACATGGACTGCTGGGTCCGAACGGAGCAGGAAAAACCACGCTGATGCGTCTTCTTGCAACCTTGCTTGAGCCGACCTCCGGCCAAGTGGAGATCGGCGGCATCTCTCTGACGGACAAGTCTCAGATTAGACGGATTGTCGGATATCTGCCGCAGGAATTTGCTTTTTATCCGGGGATGTCGGTGCTGGAGGCGATGGATTATCTTGCCCTTTTGTCCGGTGTGAAAGGCCGTGCCGAGCGCAAGCGGAGAATAGACCATTTGCTGGAGCTTGTCAATCTGACTGAACAGCGCCGTACCAAGGTAAAGGCGCTGTCCGGCGGGATGAAGCGCCGGCTTGGCGTTGCCCAGGCGATGATTCATGAGCCAAAGCTGCTGATTGTCGATGAGCCGACGGCCGGGCTTGATCCGGAGGAGCGGATACGGTTCCGGCGGCTGCTCAGCAAATTCGCCGAGGGCAGAATCGTCCTGTTGTCCACGCATGTTGTTGAGGATGTGGAATCGACCTGCGAGCAGATGACGGTGCTGCATAAAGGGAGCCTGCGCTATCACGGCAGAATCGGTGACTTGACGGCCGCCGCTGCCGGACGCGTCTGGACGGCGGAGCTTGACCGTGCCGAGTGGAGCCGGGACAGCGAACGGTTCCCGGTGCTGTCTGCCGTGCCGGAAGGGGCCGGCATGCGCGTCCGCGTATTGTCTGATGAGCAGCCTTATCCGGGAGCGCAGCAGGCCGTGCCGTCGATTGAGGATGCTTACCTGTACATGATGCGCAGGGAGGAAGCCTTCGTATGA
- a CDS encoding response regulator transcription factor yields the protein MQRTVLLVDDNREIIELLKLFLEKEGLRILEAYNGAQAWTCIQQESIDLAVLDIMMPELNGVQLLQLLRAEYKLPVILLSAKNQDSDKILGLRLGADDFISKPFNPLEVVARIHAMLRRTYDFNEPAEPVQDTLGHTSIGELMLDHTDCVLYKAGREISLTAIEYKLLSTLMNAPGRIFTKKQLFEQVWSEHYYEDANTIMVHISRLRDKVEETPKQPVYIRTIRGLGYKFAKKDDFR from the coding sequence GTGCAGCGAACGGTACTGCTCGTCGACGACAACCGGGAAATTATAGAGCTTTTGAAACTTTTTCTGGAGAAGGAAGGACTGCGTATCTTAGAAGCTTATAATGGTGCTCAGGCATGGACATGCATTCAGCAGGAATCCATTGATCTGGCCGTGCTTGATATTATGATGCCTGAGCTTAACGGTGTTCAATTGCTGCAGCTGCTCCGCGCGGAGTACAAGCTGCCGGTAATTCTGCTGTCTGCCAAAAATCAGGACAGTGATAAAATTCTGGGCCTGCGCCTGGGCGCAGACGATTTCATTTCCAAACCGTTTAATCCGCTGGAGGTTGTGGCCCGGATCCATGCCATGCTAAGGCGTACTTATGATTTCAATGAACCGGCAGAACCCGTCCAGGATACCCTGGGTCATACCAGTATCGGGGAGCTGATGCTTGACCATACAGACTGCGTGTTGTATAAGGCCGGGCGGGAGATTTCATTAACCGCAATCGAATATAAGCTGCTGTCCACGCTGATGAATGCGCCTGGGCGCATTTTTACCAAAAAGCAATTGTTCGAGCAGGTCTGGTCAGAGCATTATTATGAGGATGCCAATACCATTATGGTGCATATCTCCAGATTGCGGGACAAGGTGGAGGAAACCCCGAAGCAGCCTGTGTATATCCGGACGATCCGGGGACTGGGGTATAAGTTTGCCAAAAAGGATGATTTCCGCTGA
- a CDS encoding sensor histidine kinase — MIRSYIYFALTLGLVVVVFLMIALDIDTQTIELRLPTLLLVLGLFGMSIYIFSQLMVKRITRPLEHIAEAIERMGKGEYKERLSITADYEFSVIQHRFNEMAESLEQAERENRRLQDSKQRMLADLSHDLKTPVTTIQGYAKALQLGLVDSEEKKERYLQLIYNKATVVTALIDDLFRLSKLERPDHPISVERGDLAELLREIAADYYDAMEDKGMVMELYIPSGEVMADYDPGLMRRAIANLLSNAVQHNSGGTVVLIALEELAEDVRIRVQDNGGGISDELKEVIFDPFVRGMRPGREMGAPGWGWQSPSKSWSCIEGS; from the coding sequence TTGATCCGATCCTATATTTATTTTGCCCTTACGCTCGGGCTGGTTGTTGTGGTTTTTCTGATGATCGCTCTCGATATCGATACTCAAACTATAGAACTTAGACTGCCCACTTTGCTGCTGGTGCTGGGGCTGTTTGGCATGAGTATTTATATATTCAGCCAGTTGATGGTCAAACGCATTACCAGGCCGCTGGAGCATATTGCGGAGGCTATAGAGAGAATGGGCAAAGGAGAGTATAAAGAACGTCTCTCTATTACAGCGGACTATGAGTTCTCGGTGATTCAGCACCGTTTTAATGAGATGGCAGAGTCGCTGGAACAGGCCGAGCGGGAGAACCGCAGACTGCAGGATAGCAAACAGCGGATGCTCGCTGATCTGTCCCACGATCTAAAAACACCGGTTACGACGATCCAAGGCTATGCCAAGGCACTGCAGCTGGGGCTCGTGGATAGTGAGGAGAAGAAGGAACGGTACCTGCAGCTCATCTATAACAAAGCTACCGTGGTCACTGCCCTGATCGATGATCTGTTCAGACTGTCCAAGCTGGAGCGTCCGGACCATCCTATATCGGTTGAGCGGGGAGATTTGGCAGAATTGCTGAGAGAAATTGCCGCCGATTATTACGATGCCATGGAGGACAAAGGAATGGTTATGGAACTGTATATACCTTCGGGTGAGGTTATGGCGGATTATGACCCGGGACTTATGCGCAGAGCCATAGCCAATCTGCTGTCCAACGCAGTACAGCATAACAGCGGGGGGACGGTAGTTCTGATCGCTCTGGAGGAATTGGCTGAGGATGTGAGGATTAGAGTTCAGGATAACGGGGGCGGAATATCCGATGAATTGAAGGAAGTGATTTTTGATCCTTTTGTGCGCGGGATGCGGCCCGGCCGGGAGATGGGGGCACCGGGCTGGGGCTGGCAATCTCCAAGCAAATCCTGGAGCTGCATAGAGGGAAGCTGA
- a CDS encoding serine hydrolase domain-containing protein, translated as MKLKSVFIVSVIFWMGIFGIVPAAQAAGTDDAITQERLEETLTPLLNKIMEADHIPGTAVVVTEGDRIVFSKGYGYADVGKQLPVDPGHTVMRVGSLTKSMTATAVMQLQEQGKVAMDQDINTYLPDFKVPLFHGHPITLHHLLTHTAGLDEGVYNLSAQSADKALSAETFLRQYLDTQPPVREPGTEYAYSNPGAGLASFLVEQVTGSTLEAYMQHNLFGPLQMPSASLAHQESDPDMAKSYQYREGSFQEIPYSYPNLPGAGALSVIPDELAHYMIALLNEGSYQRQHILKQTTVEEMQARQFTEHPGVEGVGYGLFRNRTDNGILTLSHTGDIDGFAAKMQLIPEHKLGILVVSNAESPGKPLRDQVTDAIVRLLPEPLIQDPAVAPPSSPDLEQYARTYTMGLGPQHGWGKWFRWLGGKNFAVQNAGETLRITGVFPEGTGSKESKTYIPVREGLFRDKESGEFISFHQQEGVWKLTFIQGVTIEEKPPFLQQPSTLLAIYAGIGLAWPVMVLIEVIRSLLRFIRRKKQQKLGHAALIAVIFSIYLIGQLLYGNSQVLFGYPAWYTWGFSSLPLVAAAAAIHLGIKTVRQQQNTDEMRMVRYGRYLLVVMSLGYTFFLFYWNMLSVHFS; from the coding sequence ATGAAGTTGAAATCTGTATTTATCGTTTCTGTTATTTTCTGGATGGGAATCTTCGGAATCGTCCCTGCTGCTCAAGCAGCCGGCACGGATGATGCCATTACGCAGGAACGGCTTGAGGAAACCCTGACTCCACTTCTTAATAAAATTATGGAGGCGGATCACATTCCGGGCACGGCTGTTGTCGTAACAGAGGGGGACCGCATTGTATTCAGCAAGGGATACGGCTATGCCGATGTCGGGAAACAGCTTCCTGTCGATCCCGGACATACCGTAATGCGGGTCGGATCGCTTACCAAGTCCATGACTGCAACAGCGGTCATGCAATTGCAGGAGCAAGGGAAGGTAGCGATGGACCAGGATATTAACACTTATTTGCCAGACTTCAAGGTTCCCCTATTCCACGGCCATCCCATTACCCTGCACCATCTGCTGACGCATACGGCCGGGTTGGATGAAGGTGTCTACAACCTGTCGGCGCAGTCAGCGGACAAGGCTTTGTCAGCAGAGACTTTTCTGCGGCAGTATCTGGACACACAGCCCCCCGTTCGCGAGCCGGGGACAGAATATGCTTACAGCAATCCCGGAGCGGGCCTTGCCAGCTTCCTCGTTGAACAAGTAACGGGAAGCACGCTTGAGGCTTACATGCAGCACAATCTGTTCGGGCCCCTGCAAATGCCGAGTGCCAGCCTGGCTCATCAGGAAAGCGACCCGGACATGGCTAAATCCTATCAATATCGGGAGGGAAGCTTTCAGGAAATCCCCTACTCTTACCCAAATCTGCCGGGGGCAGGCGCCCTCAGTGTGATACCTGATGAATTGGCTCACTACATGATCGCTTTGTTGAATGAAGGCAGCTATCAGAGACAGCATATCCTTAAACAAACTACCGTAGAAGAAATGCAGGCCCGGCAGTTTACAGAGCATCCGGGTGTGGAAGGTGTAGGTTATGGCTTGTTCCGGAATCGTACGGACAACGGGATTCTCACCCTGTCCCACACAGGAGACATCGACGGCTTCGCTGCCAAGATGCAGCTGATTCCTGAGCATAAGCTTGGCATATTAGTTGTGAGCAATGCAGAGTCACCCGGAAAACCGCTGCGCGATCAAGTGACAGATGCTATTGTGCGCCTCCTGCCTGAACCACTGATTCAGGACCCGGCAGTAGCTCCCCCCTCCTCTCCCGACTTGGAGCAATATGCGCGTACCTATACCATGGGTCTGGGACCGCAGCATGGCTGGGGCAAATGGTTCAGATGGCTGGGCGGAAAAAACTTTGCTGTGCAAAATGCAGGGGAAACGCTGCGGATTACAGGGGTCTTTCCGGAGGGAACGGGATCGAAGGAGTCCAAAACCTATATTCCTGTCCGGGAAGGATTATTCCGGGACAAAGAGAGCGGGGAGTTCATCTCGTTCCACCAGCAAGAGGGCGTCTGGAAGCTAACCTTTATCCAAGGAGTTACTATAGAGGAAAAACCTCCGTTTTTACAGCAGCCTTCTACTCTTCTGGCCATCTATGCCGGTATTGGATTGGCGTGGCCCGTTATGGTACTCATAGAGGTGATTCGAAGCTTGCTGAGATTTATCCGGCGCAAAAAGCAGCAAAAGCTCGGACATGCGGCATTGATTGCCGTCATTTTCTCCATCTACCTGATCGGCCAACTCCTGTATGGCAACTCGCAGGTTCTCTTCGGCTATCCGGCATGGTACACCTGGGGATTCTCATCTCTGCCTCTGGTCGCTGCCGCTGCGGCAATCCACCTGGGCATTAAGACAGTAAGGCAGCAGCAGAATACAGATGAAATGCGGATGGTCCGGTACGGACGCTACCTGCTGGTAGTTATGAGCTTGGGCTATACTTTCTTCTTGTTCTATTGGAATATGCTCTCTGTTCACTTCTCTTGA
- the ltrA gene encoding group II intron reverse transcriptase/maturase translates to MNAKGLTTPKEKVQELQEKLGHAAKENSKRKFHALYDKIHRWDVLCEAWKRVKANKGAAGVDAVTLADIEEQGETSFLKACERELKEGNYYPQPVRRHFIPKKDGKLRPLGIPTVRDRVIQMATKLVIEPIFEADFEEVSYGFRPKRSAKGALERIRKACNRKGNWVVDVDIQGYFDNINQEKLMKLIQMRINDRRILKLIRKWLQAGVMEEGNVKRSDLGTPQGGVISPLLANIYLHYFDRLWEKHGSGLGELTRYADDFVVVCKTKKDAEHAYELIRRIMERLELTLHPTKTRIVGLWTGDEGFDFLGMHHRKTKAETSQGKVYYTTQQWLTKKAEERIRGVVKNRLAPPSMRSRSFAEQVEWLNPKIQGWRNYYYTNYSQKRLAKLDWYILQRLTRWYAKKRQRRRWMSSLSEVKYIANMYGLKTLL, encoded by the coding sequence GTGAATGCCAAAGGGCTAACGACACCAAAGGAAAAAGTTCAAGAACTCCAAGAAAAGCTAGGTCATGCGGCCAAGGAGAACAGCAAGCGTAAATTCCATGCCCTGTACGACAAAATCCACCGCTGGGACGTGCTGTGCGAAGCCTGGAAACGGGTGAAGGCGAATAAGGGGGCTGCAGGAGTAGATGCCGTGACGCTCGCAGATATTGAGGAACAAGGAGAAACAAGCTTCCTCAAGGCTTGCGAGAGAGAATTGAAAGAAGGCAACTACTATCCCCAGCCCGTACGGCGGCACTTTATCCCAAAGAAAGACGGGAAGCTAAGACCGCTGGGCATACCCACTGTTCGCGACCGAGTCATACAGATGGCAACTAAGCTGGTAATTGAACCCATCTTCGAAGCAGACTTCGAAGAAGTCTCTTACGGATTTCGTCCGAAACGAAGTGCGAAAGGAGCGTTGGAACGAATTCGGAAAGCCTGCAACCGCAAAGGGAATTGGGTAGTCGACGTCGATATCCAAGGTTACTTCGACAATATTAATCAAGAGAAGCTCATGAAATTGATACAGATGCGTATCAATGACAGGCGGATCCTGAAATTAATACGGAAGTGGCTACAGGCGGGAGTCATGGAAGAAGGAAACGTAAAGCGATCTGATTTAGGCACTCCGCAAGGTGGCGTCATTTCACCGCTGCTGGCGAATATCTACCTGCACTACTTTGACCGATTGTGGGAGAAACACGGAAGTGGATTGGGAGAGCTGACAAGGTATGCAGACGACTTTGTAGTGGTCTGCAAAACCAAAAAGGACGCCGAACATGCGTATGAACTCATACGCAGAATCATGGAACGTCTGGAACTCACCCTACACCCGACGAAAACCCGAATTGTAGGCTTGTGGACAGGAGACGAAGGGTTCGACTTTTTAGGAATGCACCACCGAAAAACGAAAGCAGAAACTTCTCAAGGGAAGGTATATTATACCACGCAACAGTGGCTAACGAAGAAGGCAGAGGAACGGATCCGAGGCGTGGTCAAAAACAGATTAGCACCGCCGAGCATGCGCTCAAGATCGTTCGCGGAACAGGTGGAATGGCTCAATCCAAAAATTCAAGGATGGAGAAATTACTACTACACGAACTATAGCCAAAAGAGGTTAGCTAAGCTGGATTGGTATATTTTGCAGAGATTAACCCGGTGGTATGCGAAGAAGAGACAACGTAGAAGATGGATGAGTTCATTATCTGAGGTTAAGTATATTGCCAACATGTATGGACTGAAAACGCTATTGTGA
- a CDS encoding RNA polymerase sigma factor: MTDRNEGTDSSSSRPNSKDKGPPDEEAAMLLRFRQGEREAFEWLVRKYRQPAVHFAHHLTGDYHLAEDLAQDCFAHLLVYPEKYDFRASFKTYLYTLLRHKCIDAWRKSKRTLPGEAGGRNESGRMSPEDHPDDGQMSGRYISPYALDDPARLAIVREEDREWHRRMRMLKPDYRLAVYLVDIAQMSYEEASSIMQRSTVSFRVLLHRARKKLRQIYEGEEWDCEIQRTGAGISR; the protein is encoded by the coding sequence GTGACGGACAGGAACGAGGGAACGGACAGCAGTAGCTCCAGACCTAACAGCAAAGACAAGGGCCCGCCGGATGAGGAAGCGGCAATGCTGCTCCGTTTCAGGCAGGGAGAGCGGGAGGCATTTGAATGGCTGGTCCGGAAATACCGTCAGCCTGCCGTGCATTTTGCGCACCATTTGACCGGGGATTATCATCTGGCTGAAGACCTGGCTCAGGATTGCTTCGCTCATCTGCTTGTCTACCCGGAAAAGTACGATTTTCGCGCATCGTTTAAGACCTATCTGTATACGCTCCTCCGGCATAAGTGCATTGACGCTTGGCGCAAAAGCAAGCGGACCCTGCCGGGCGAAGCAGGGGGCCGGAACGAATCCGGGCGGATGTCTCCGGAAGATCACCCGGATGATGGACAAATGAGCGGAAGATACATATCGCCTTACGCTTTGGATGATCCCGCGCGGCTGGCCATCGTGCGCGAGGAGGACCGGGAATGGCACCGCCGCATGCGGATGCTGAAGCCGGATTACCGGCTGGCCGTTTATCTTGTCGATATTGCTCAGATGTCTTATGAGGAAGCGTCCTCTATTATGCAGCGAAGTACGGTGAGCTTTAGAGTTCTGCTGCACCGTGCCCGTAAGAAACTCAGGCAGATTTATGAAGGAGAGGAGTGGGATTGTGAAATCCAGCGAACAGGAGCAGGCATTTCTCGATGA
- a CDS encoding ABC transporter permease, translated as MISLIGKEMRMTLRSLVFYIFIIVACFFYFTSYATSETWGELGPPAAGTPQNMGTAEHPMYGWKQPGNAFELAKRMRTEIGWDLDSGTTTKYKIGFLVENKLDGEEKGALSEAIAKLDVILQDPDKYTLDDVYKISDELNTQLGGSTMYKRGVGNFGFPIESYDEAVKAQKVTLDLYRDKVEAGELLPGAARYFCDYLSLPAGIFPVFLSAFLLLRDRSSRMSELIYSRRVSPWAYVFSKFIALGVMLSLVFLVLSVVGGWKTVDILGLDGQAGEAAAIFLGYTAWWLLPTIWASVAFGMFGSMLFRLGIVPIALQVIWWFISVLPLMGSYGLYRLLIRFNSPDDYVLYKDWADEIALNRSFYLVLAVALAAGAAWLWERHRSRLDSAGALSRKRSKKKIKTATEAA; from the coding sequence ATGATATCACTTATAGGCAAAGAAATGCGCATGACCCTGCGCAGCCTCGTTTTTTATATATTTATCATCGTAGCCTGTTTTTTTTATTTCACTTCTTATGCCACCAGCGAAACCTGGGGAGAGCTTGGACCTCCTGCCGCCGGCACACCGCAAAATATGGGAACCGCAGAACATCCGATGTACGGCTGGAAGCAGCCGGGGAATGCCTTTGAACTGGCAAAACGGATGCGGACGGAGATAGGCTGGGATCTTGATAGCGGGACAACAACCAAGTACAAAATCGGCTTTTTAGTGGAAAACAAACTTGACGGGGAAGAGAAGGGGGCCCTTTCCGAAGCCATAGCTAAATTGGATGTGATCCTGCAGGACCCGGACAAATATACCCTCGATGATGTATACAAGATTTCCGATGAATTGAATACCCAGTTGGGCGGCAGCACCATGTACAAGCGGGGAGTTGGAAATTTCGGATTTCCTATTGAGTCCTATGATGAGGCTGTAAAAGCGCAGAAAGTGACGCTTGATCTTTATCGTGACAAGGTGGAGGCGGGAGAACTTCTGCCCGGGGCGGCAAGGTACTTCTGTGATTATCTGTCGCTGCCCGCAGGTATCTTCCCGGTATTTCTGTCGGCCTTTCTGCTGCTGCGCGACCGTTCCAGCCGAATGAGCGAGCTAATCTACAGCCGCCGGGTTTCCCCCTGGGCTTATGTCTTCTCGAAGTTTATCGCACTGGGTGTGATGCTTTCCCTTGTCTTCCTCGTTCTGTCTGTCGTTGGCGGCTGGAAAACAGTAGATATATTAGGATTGGACGGACAGGCTGGAGAGGCGGCTGCAATCTTTCTAGGCTATACGGCCTGGTGGCTTCTGCCGACGATATGGGCTTCCGTTGCCTTCGGCATGTTTGGCTCCATGTTGTTCCGCCTGGGGATTGTGCCTATTGCGCTGCAAGTCATCTGGTGGTTTATTTCTGTGCTGCCGCTTATGGGGTCTTACGGGTTGTACCGGCTGCTGATCCGCTTCAATTCACCAGACGATTATGTTCTATACAAGGATTGGGCGGATGAAATTGCGTTGAACCGCAGCTTTTATCTTGTACTCGCTGTAGCGCTGGCAGCAGGTGCCGCCTGGCTCTGGGAGAGGCACCGCAGCCGGTTGGATTCAGCGGGAGCCCTTAGCAGGAAACGGTCCAAAAAGAAAATCAAAACCGCAACGGAGGCTGCCTGA